Proteins from a genomic interval of Vanessa atalanta chromosome 28, ilVanAtal1.2, whole genome shotgun sequence:
- the LOC125074540 gene encoding putative nuclease HARBI1, with translation MAAITAIRHKCGKRAPSRSILSFKMVLCTLSFLATGSYQRIVGVSQHLAQRTASRCIRQVIDALNHSAIMEKWIKFPKTRQDRAFIKQEFQRRFGLPGVIGCIDCTHIALVKPNHEEHLFYNRKGYHSLNVQMVCDSNLLILNVNAKFGGATHDSHIWSSSRVELYMRELHQNNEQVWLLGDSGYPQRPWLMTPILNAVEGSREEQYTRLHVQARNCIERCFGLLKARWRCLLRDRVLHYHPHVASKITMACCVLHNIALQAGLPPPQPLPAAHDNGDDTMMQDPTSTVFVHSQSEVIQGRAILSCLLNRI, from the exons ATGGCGGCAATCACAGCAATTCGTCATAAGTGTGGTAAACGGGCGCCGTCTCGTTCGATATTGTCGTTCAAGATG GTATTGTGCACTCTTAGTTTCCTAGCAACAGGATCCTATCAGAGAATTGTTGGGGTTTCTCAGCATCTTGCCCAACGGACAGCTAGTCGGTGCATAAGACAAGTCATTGATGCTTTGAACCACTCTGCTATCATGGAAAAATGGATCAAGTTTCCGAAAACACGACAAGACAGAGCATTTATAAAACAAGA GTTCCAAAGAAGATTTGGCCTGCCTGGTGTAATTGGGTGCATAGACTGCACCCATATAGCTTTGGTAAAGCCCAACCATGAAGAgcatcttttttataatagaaaaggaTATCATTCCTTAAATGTTCAAAtg GTATGTGAtagtaatcttttaattttaaatgtaaatgcaaAGTTTGGTGGAGCTACACATGATTCACATATATGGTCTTCTAGTAGAGTTGAATTATATATGCGTGAACTTCATCAAAATAATGAGCAAGTATGGCTCTTAg gtgACTCTGGATATCCACAACGTCCTTGGCTTATGACACCTATCCTCAATGCAGTTGAAGGTTCTAGGGAAGAACAATACACTCGATTGCATGTGCAAGCCCGTAACTGCATTGAGCGATGTTTTGGATTACTCAAAGCAAGGTGGAGATGTTTGCTTAGAGACAGGGTTCTTCACTATCATCCTCATGTAGCTAGCAAAATTACAATGGCATGTTGTGTATTACACAATATAGCTTTGCAAGCTGGGCTGCCACCACCACAACCACTTCCTGCTGCACATGACAATGGGGATGATACAATGATGCAAGATCCCACATCCACTGTGTTTGTACATAGCCAGAGTGAAGTAATCCAAGGAAGAGCCATTCTGAGTTGTTTATTGAATAGGATatag